A segment of the Pogoniulus pusillus isolate bPogPus1 chromosome 25, bPogPus1.pri, whole genome shotgun sequence genome:
GCTCCCTTTATGAAAGCTAGACATCAGTCATTATCATTCTTTCCACAAGTAGTAGGAGAGTAGTCACTGACTACTAGTAGTCACTAGTCACTGACAGTTCAGTTACTTTGTCCACACACTTACATTGCTTTATCTGCcttgcacttttttttcccccgcctcttttttttcttttttaaatgggATTTAACAGCATACAGCACAAGACTCTTAGCCTCAGAGAAGCATGGGCTACTGAAGATAAAATATTGTATCAGTAGAGACAACAGCAGCTGTCAGTTCCTGAAGAACTTAATTATTCTCTATTATTGTGTCTTGCTCTCCTTAGAAATTTCTCTTTCAGTTACTTAATCTTTCCCATCCTGAATTACCAGAGATCACagtacaagcagctattgtcATTCCTCTGACACAGTAATAGGCTCTGATATAACTTGGCTgggaagaaaatggaaataTTTTTAGTAAAAATTTGAACTAAGAGGAATTTTTGGTTCCTTTATCAACTGTTATTTACATGGAAGGTGGTTTCTACACAGTTACGGGAGAAATGTCTTTTTACAGAGGCTGTGAATCCATGTTTAACCAGAGCCTGGCTGACCAAGAGTGAACATCTGCGTTCATAGACAGGGAAGGCTCTATGAAATCAGGGGATATtacaaaggaaagcaaatgaaTAAATGTTTCCttgccttccctctcttccaaagGAAACATGTGTGTAAGTACATATAACTAGGTATGTGTGTGCAATAAAAATAATGTACAGATAAGCTGATACAGTGACCTGTTTCAACAAAAAGTGTAGTTAAAAACACTCAGTGAGTTCTGAGAGAGGTTTTTTTAAGGATTACggtctccaaaaaaaaaaattaagatagCTGAATCAATTGTCTGGTTTGAGATCTACCAGTTGAACGCAAACAAAAGTGTACCAATAGGTTTATTTCACCATCAGGACAGCTGAAGTGATTTGAAAATTTAAAGATTTGTCTGTTTCATTACTCATGTAGTTATCTTTATTGTGCAGTACGATAGTTTGACAAATTAAGTCCAAAACCTGGTAAAACTGATGCCACAATACCAGTACATTCTTATTCATACAGTGATACTATCATTATGGAATAAACCCTCTTTAAATGCTCCAAGGACATAAGCCTTTTGTCCTACCATGGTGTAAATACATAATAATATACCAGCATTTGGAAACGTTCGGCTGCCACCTGCTTCTGTAAAATGAGCTGTGTATGACAGAAACAGGTTCCTGTTATAATAATTATTTGCTTCTACTGTTTCGGGAACTAGCAGCATCCTCCCACTAAGGCATATGGAGCATAGCCTACAAAGTATTTGTCCTGTTTAAGGTGGAGGGATGGACAGAAGGAAAACCTTAAATTTCTCAAACCGTTCATACACTCCTGCAAGACAAGAAATGCAAAGTTAAAACTGCATGCTAAAACGATGTCTTTAGTCTGTTCATGTTGATTTCTAGAACACATAAGGCAACCAAATTAAAACATTTTCTCCAAGAAATTTGATCTGAATGATGAACCAAatatgatcacagaattaaagcCAGTGCAAGGAGATGCTTGCAGGAGGTCATTCAGAGAAGTGTCACCAGTCCCATGAGTTGTGGTTCATTTATTTTTGGGTTCTTGGTTGTGAGGCCATGTACAGTGCTACTAGACAGTAGAGAGTCCCTCCTATTGTTAGAGCCATAGTGGTCCGATAAAGCAGCCTATCTGGAACGCCTCTTTTCAGGTGTACCGGCAGCCCGTCTGTTTTCTGTGGGAAGAGTTTAAAAAGGAGATAAAGAAATCAGTACCCATATCACGGCCGTAAGGAACAAGCTACCTTAGGTAAATTAAGAGACTTCCAAGAGTGAAATCTCCTGACAAAAGCTATCTACGGTCAAATGTATTACAGGTTTTCCATTTAGCAAGACAATGGACGTTAAATTTATCAACCAAAGCTGTTAAGCACAGTCAGAAAGAATACTTCAAGTATTTCTAAAGTGGACCTGGGTGGGAAAAGTTACTAACACGAGAACATGAAAAGATAGGTACAAAAGAATTATTCACCAAGTCAGACTGACACATTCCAAATACAAACAGCAtgtaagagagaaaaaggaacaCTGTATAAAGCACATTCTTAGTGGTTTTGAAAAAAATGCTTAGCTGATCTGTTTTATGACATTACACTTAGAAATTGCACAGCTCACAAACTGGCTTTGAAAATTTTACTGTGCTACTCACACTGTGTTATGAACAGTTTCAGTAATATTCAAACTACCAGACACAAAACAACAACCTGATTTGCTCCCCGTATCTGCTTTAAGGCAAACACTAGGATTCCCAGACAGAAAGTACCTCTCATGTTCAAATAACACAATCGGCACCTTCCGAAGTCAGCAAAAAGGCAAACAATGTCACTTTCTGTATTTATCTCCTATATGAGACATCTATAACTTACAATATAGTGCAGGCGTGCAGGTTATACTTGACATCAGACTATACAAAATTTTGGTGTTGTAGAAGACAGTAGTGGTTAGCCACATTACAATAAAGAAAGATATGTCCCACTCTCCAGTTTTCTTTAAATTACTCTCAAAGTTGTCATTACCTGAAAAAGTTTCTGTAGGTCTGGCACCTTGTTTTTACCCAAGAAAGAATCAGTTGCTGGTAAATCTGAAGCAAGTTTAGTTGCTGTCCCAAAAACCAGAGCTGATGATTCAGTGGAAACTATTGGTTTGAGTCCCTGCACAAATAAAGATTACAATATAATGGTATGTAACACTCTCAAACGTACCATTGTCACATTAAGCAGGCACAGTGCCAGTCATTACAAGGGACCATTACAAAGAACACTTATCCGGTAAGACACAACTTTGTGTTTGGGACCTGGCAAGGAGAGCAGAACTCTCCTTTCTGATTTCTTCATGACATAAACATGTAGCTGTCATAAGTTGTTCTGTGCTGGCACTCTGTTCAAACTGCTGCTTGTTTTTTTGCATGTAGTCAGACTCCAGGGGTCTATTCCACAAGCAGGGTTAGAAGCAGGGCATCCCTGATGTTTCAGAGTGAGGAGAGCTCTTCTGAGCGCTACAAGCAGTGGTCATAAATAGCAGGGCCTTAAATAATTTGGATGTATTGGgttggctggggtttttttggggggtaagGGGTGTTCTATGTCATTTTATACAACAGTAGTGCATGGCACTCAAGGACACTACATATGCCCTGACATGGCACACCCTGTAATTCCAATGTTACTGCAACTTTCCATACCTCATGCCCTTCCCACAAGCAATGTAACAATCCACAATCCAGTTCTGTGGTAGTTCTATGAGCTACTTCAAACAGTTACCTGATAAAGGTATTTCTTTCATCATCCCTAAACTCACAGATGGGGGCTTAATGTGATTAGCAACGCTTGCATTCATTATTAGTGCCAAAAATCCTGTCTCTACAGGACACCATCTTGGATTCAAGACACACTCTATGCATTACTAGGAGAATAATGAACTCAATCGTATTAATAGCTGTAAATTATCACATCCTTTTTCAGACTTCAGAAATGCATTCCTGTCCACACAGCTGTAGGATTCCCTTCCATGGGAGCAATGAGACTCAAACCTAACTCAAGTGACTAACTTCATCATGAAACCAAATGAAACCACTTCAGAAAACTGATACAGTATGATGAGTGTACCACTCTAAATTACTTCCAGAGCAGCATGGCTCTAGTTAAGAGCATCATATAGCAatttaataaaaataattcatATGGTTCATTGGCTTCAGGAAAGAGCACAACAAAATATAGGCTGCAGAAAAGAGAGAGTGGAACTTGCCTAACACAGGCAATTGGGGTCCTTCACCCCAACATAAAATTCCACTTGAACAGCATCCAAGAATTATGAACCTTGTGGTCATCTCCAACCAAGCTCAGCCAAATAAGTGTAACCAAGTGGCAGATACAGCTGGGTACTTGTCTGTGTTTACTGAAAGTTACAAGTGCTTTCTCTCTCACTCAGCTACTTGCTAAGTTTACCATGACTGGGGAGTGTTACACTAAAGAATTTCAGTATTAGTAATTTTTTTAAGCAAGATCTTAAAACACCTTAAATGACCCAGAATTGTCACTTGTATTTAACATGACTAAACCCACTGGTTTATTTAGTAACATTACTGTCTCACTACGGTCAAAATAGTACTCATTGCTCCTACACACTGACCTTTGTCTCATAAAACAGTTCACATTGATAATTCCTCTTCTGGTATTAAAGTGTTAATCTTTTATTTTTAACCATGTTCATAATTTGTTCCAATTCTCGGACAAAGTACAGCAGATGCAATTGTGCAGAAGAGTCAACATCAGCTGATTTTATCAGTGTGCTACAGCAATGACTGTCACATGCTGAAGTGTTCAGTGGAAGGTCAGGACATGCAGCTAAACCAAAGCAACAAACACCATTCTCTGCCTACCCCTACACAAAACATGTTTGTTCTCCTGTCAGACGTCTGAACATCTTAGGATATAATGTATCCACATGTTGACCAACATGCTCAAGGTTAAAAAAACTTAACCTCCAAGCACCAAGAATTCCCATACTAGACTTCTGTTTTCCTGACAGCACAAAATAGGTAAGGATTTGGAACACAATTTAGTGGAGATGGCACCACACTTAAGTTTTTAAATGTTAGTGGAATTGCTAAAATGATCAGAGAAtgagaaagcagcttctgaagtgattggaactgagtcacaattgcttttagctcctagactgccagttctaaactggatgttcaaaggcaaaggttcatcaccacatcatgccacagatgtaacctggtctaaatggatggctttgattacccaatgagcacgaatgGGGAATGTTGATTGACATGgtctggccggaaggcacagactgtaccaaccctccagaggagaaaataatccaggctgaggaagctcctccctatggtgatctctctgatcaggaaaagaactacgctttgttcacagacggttcctgtcatcttgttgggaacaagcgaatatggaagtcagcagtctggactCCTACCAGGAGAGCTACTGAAGTgagagatgaagaagaagaatccagtcagtttgctgaggtaaaagctgtccaacttgctcttgatgtggctgaacgtgagaattggcctaccctttacctctacaccgactcctggatggtagccaatgctctatggggttggctaaaggactggaagaagaatggttggcagaggaaaggaaagcctatttggtgtgctgatctatggcaggacattgatgcacggctggagagcattccagtgaaggtgcggcacgtagatgcacacatgcctaagagcagaaccactgaggaacaccaacacaaccagcaggtagaccaagctgctaagattgctcaagttgataccaactctgatcttgaccttgattggaaacaccgaggtgaactgttcttagcttggtgggcccatgactcatctggacatcaaggcagagatgcaacataccgatgggcacgtgataggtcaattgacttgcccatggacactatcacccaagtcatccatgactgtgacatctgtgctgctatcaagcaggctaagcgaatcaagcccttatggtatggtgagagatggtcaaagtacaagtatggtgaagcctggcagattgactacatcactttacctcgatctcgttctggtaagcagtatgtgctaacgatggtagaagccagcacaggatggctggaaacctatccagttccacatgctactgcacataacaccattgttggtttggagagacaaatcatgtggagacatggaactccagagagaatcgagtcagacaatggtactcatttcaagaacaaccttgtgaaaaactgggccaaagagcatggtattgaatggatctatcacataccctactatgtaccagcttcagggaagattgaacgctacaaccattttgaaaaccaccctaaaagccatggggagtggaactctaaaaaactgggataaacatttagcacaagctacctggttggtaaatagcagaggttcagtaaacagagcaggacctgcacaatcagacttagtccaaacagtagatggtgataaagttcctgttgtaggtgaaaagaatctgttagggaaaactgtttgggtattttctccttcgggcgaagggaaacctgtccgaggggtgatgtctgctgaaggtcctggtcatacctactgggtaatgcaggagaatggtgaaatccagtgtattccacagagaaatctaatcttagctgagagagtctaaattcagagtgtataatacaagctgttaggagttttctgttctaggtaccatccgcgtccaacactgaaagaatctacgagagaaccTACACTATGCGAGCAccaacccaacgtcacctgggagtccctgatctcatctcacctgtgaggagacaaactgttctgagcttttgaatcacctacatctgagatagctggaatgaagagtgaactgaacttgtgatattcattagtgtaaatattggtttagattagatcagacagttctcagcaatactttGAGTGAAGTAAACAGGGgtggactgtgctagtttgaagcaagctagaatgtcttggtgagaactagattataggctatgaaaggaaaacaatggtgatgtctacctccctcacagtcatgctgaggagtttgggaacaagaaatgaaaacatcagatagcactcttgccatttttcactcactctcacttgggctgctgactgagctgcacctctctaacacacccttccatttggcctaacccacctttgcttcctaaccccctggccgaacctccattcttccttgggaccagcgtaaggttgagaggggtagagggaaggtgaaggggtggttgagaagcccctcctggggactcaggtttctgggatgggagttgtgtttctgtattaccttttaccttgtctatttctgtctataactgcatatactgtaaatatatgcttgtctattgtgccagctgtaaataaatagcttcattcatatttccagagctggctgagtctagtctggatggtttctaaagtgtgggggggtggggaacacccaaaccctcacaATGGGAATCAGGAAGGAAAGTTAAACTGCTATTATTTTAAACCATACACTGAAGTTAACTGTCATGAGCTTTCTGAGCTGACCCAATTCTAACATAAATAGCAAATCCTTCACAGTAGAGCATACCTCACTGTATGAGATTAAATATATTTGTTATCTCTAGCACATAGATGCTTTCAGGCAGGATTATTGGAGGCCTTGTATCGAGATGACATACTTAAAATGTACACAAACTCACTTTTGCTTATTATCTACAGCATAAAAGATGAACCATCCTAGTTTTTCAATGAGCTCTAAACAATTCGCAACAGCTAAAATCAAAAGATCTGTGGCTTGTGGGTGTTTTAAATAGCTACACAGCAAAATAAGCTGTATCAATGAAGACATGTAGTAGGACTAAATTTCTTGAAGAACTAAGATGTGTTCACATGGTTATTTGCACCTGAGGGCATTTGAAACTGGTCCCATTATCAGTACTTTAAACATCAGTCAACTCACCATCCTCCTAAATATGAGTAGTAGTTTTTAACCTATTTGACTTCTCTCCTGCATTAGCTGAGAAAGTTCCCATCTATTCAAACAGGCCAAACTGTTCATGCTGCTTTACCTAACTTTACTAAATATAAAACTAAGGTTTCTAAGAATGCCATGgcagaggtgaaaaaaaaaatacaggctTCAAgttaagatttttttcttgttgctaACAAAGGCAATTAGGTATGCTGTTAGCAAAATATTTTCTGAAATACATTTTGACTGATATTTTACAACCCCACAATAAGCTTAAACCTACATCAAAACAAACAGGCCAATGGGAAGCATCAGAATAGTGTGAATTATCATACTGCATATTTAAACTAAGCCAaatttgaatcacagaatgccttcATTCTTCCAGAAACAAGATAAACATGAGCACAAAAGGCAAAGCATTCCACATGCCAAGCTATGTTTTTATGAAACACAGCAATGCAatcaataggaaaaaaaacccttcttttTTCACTTAACATCTACTTATTTCCATGTTTCCTTCCTTATTTATTATTTCTATTTATTGAAAATAATTTTGTCATACTGATGCATCTGAATATGTCACCTGGGagttaaatggaaaaaaaacaaaccaaaccaacacacctcccccccccaaaaaaaaaaagctggaatTAGAACATTGTAGAAAAGGGACTGAAAGTAACTTTCTAAAATGTAGCTATTCTATTGCATAGTATTTTTGTGCCTCCATTGAGGACTGTGTGTATGGCAAGACAGCTATTAAAGAGACTGTTTCTTTCACCCTTCTAAAACTCCCACGTTCATTAAGTGAGACAATATTCATACATCTTATGTGAAATGCTCTTGCTTGGACATAATCTCATGTTCTCAACTTCTCTACAAAATTAGGTTTTAACATTTCAGTGATGACATTGAAATGATGAATAATCcctaaaaaagaaacaactatAATGTTCTAGAACTATTTTTATTCCTTGAACACTCTCTCTCTTGCCTCGCACAGCACATAAGATCTATGTAGTTTGGTTTTTTAACTCTGCAGTGATACTTATAAGTGAACCTAGTTTTGCATAGGGCCTTTATGAGCCAGCTTTGATAAATGATGCTAcagcattgtgctagtttgaagcaagctggaatgttttggtaaaagaactagataatgggcagtgaaaaggtaaacaatggttgtgtctccttccctcatcagtctcgctgagagttctgggaagaagaaggaaaacattagataacattctccattttgtttttcactctgctttgagcttcagacctagccacatctccttaaccccactgccactaatcTTCCTTCTtatcctcttggctgcacctctattcttcctggtaactggggtaaggttgagaggggccaggaaaggtgttggggtggtttgagagcccctcctggggactcaggtttctgggaggggagttgtgcttctgtattgtttatcctttgtatatttctgtatataactgtatatactgtaaatagctgcttgtatatttgctgctgtaaaataaacagcttcatttatattcctggaggccttctgagttagctggggcaattccaaaagtgtggggggggcgggtaagagcccaaaccatcacaagcattTTAATCTAGATGTCAGTAATTCAGAATTTGTGTCTTGCTATATCCAGGGCAAGAATGCTCACTCATACCCTATATTTGTTAACAGAACAGAATGTGAGGTATCAGAATTCTGCATTCCACTTATCTCAATTCTGCCTCTTTAATCCCTACAAATGCATTACATCAATCATGAATATAATGGAACCTACTGAATAGAAAGGCAAGCAATACTCCACAACCTGGGGTCCAGAAGGTAAGATCATTGTCCTTAGGACACCTTCACTGCAGGCAGTTATCAGAgctttctgtatttctgtgttgGGGCTCTCACCTTAAGATCCTAAAAAAGATTAATAATTTGCAGAAGAATAGTCACAGTGGCCAAGACACTGATACACGGTGCCCACGCTATaatcttcctgaaaggaggtaccTTACTGGCTTGGGTTTGAagccttttcccctccccatctctcaCAGTAACCTTTACACAAATGAAGTGTAAATTAATACAACTCTGAATACAACTTTGCATAGAAATAAGAAGTGCCCCAAACACTGCAACAGTAGCAGGAGGGGTTTATAGCACAAGTGCCTGTTAATACCTTAATGACTCTTAATGACTAATTTTTAGACTAGGATACATTATTTATTCCACTGTCAATGCCCCCACCCCCAAGAGCTGCCCAGCAAGTCTtctgaagagagggaaagagagggatgAAAATCTTGTTGGGACAAAAATCATCATACGAGAAAATGACTTAAGTTGATGTTTACTTAAGATTGTAGGGTATTTCAGGACAGAAAGGCCCTCGAGCACTCTTTGGTCAAAACTAAGGTGAAACCTGGTTGTTGTGGGTTTTATCTGACCTGGCCTCAAAAACCTCCCAGGACAGAGATTGCACAGCCTCCCATGGCACCCGTTGCACTGCCTGACCACCATGAAAATGTCCTTCTTTATATCCAGTCTTAACCACTCTTGttccagtttatgcctgttGTCATTCTGCACTGGGCaaaccctggcagtgctggctgtttGGCTGGTCTCCGGTCTCCACCTACCCTCTGCCCTGTACACTGTCTCTTCTCCAAATAGGACAAGCCCCATTTGCTCATCATCTCCTCACAGAGCAAGTGCTCCAGTCTCCCTGACCATCTTATTAACAAACCTGCTGAACCTGATCCTGCTGGTCAAGAATATTCCCATACTGGGAACCCACAATTGGATGCAGTATCTAAGATGTGATCCAGTGAGTGCCACGTAGAGGAAAATTTTCACTTTCCTTAATCTACTGGCTGTGCACatggggatgcagcccagggtgctgtTGACTCTCATCCGTCTTACTATCTCCCAGTACCACCGAGCTCTCTATCACAGAGCTTTTCCCATCAGCTTCAGTTCCCAACTTGTATCCCTGACACAGACTCTTCCTTCCCACGTGCACAAATTTGTGTTTTTCCTGATGGAAATGCACAGTGTTCCTGCTTATGTCTCTGCACTACATTGGTCCCTCCAAATGGCAGCTCTACTTCAGACATTTTGGAGCCACTGCCTTGATGTCTTCCGCACATTTTACAACTTTACACTTctactgcctgctccaggagtcCTGCAGTAACCTATTCCACTTGTTATTAGCATCCTCAAAGGTTGACCTGTTAACATCTATGCTAACCCTGATCATCCAATTATTTTTACCTTTCTAATTGTCTATCCACATAAACAAGAACATCTTAAGTTCAAAATATTTAAAAAGTGTAAGCTTTGCTGTTAGTCTAGACCCTCAGAAGCACTTTAGATATTTTACAGAAGCTTCATACAATACTTTTGCTTGCAAGAGGTGACTGCATTTTCCAACTATGGGATATCAAAAAAACAGAACAGCAAAGAAGATACTAACAGTTCcaaaggctcttgcagtgtattGGTGGTAACTTCTCGACACAGGCagtggaggaaccaacaaggagaaGTGCATTGCTGGCCCTTGTATTAACTAAGAAAGGAGTGGACGGGGACATTAAGGTTGGTGACAGCCTTGGCAACAGTGGTCATGACATGGTGGAGAGTAGTACTATGTAGGGTACAAGCACAGCAATAAGTAGGATCACAACCCCAGACTTCCGCAGGGCTAACTTTGCACTCTTCAGAGATACACTTGCAgaaatcatagtatcacagcatcacagtatcatcagggttggaagagacctcacagatcatcaagtccaaccctttaccacagagctcaaggccagaccatggcaccaagtgccacgtccaactttgccttgaacagccccagggacggtgactccaccacctccccaggcagcccattccagtgtccaatgactctctcagtgaagaactttctcctcacctccagcctaaatctcccctggcgcagcctgaggctgtgtcctcttgttctggagctggccacctgagagaagagagcaacctcctcctggccacaaccacccctcaggtagttgtagacagcaataaggtctcccctgagcctcctcttctccaggctaaccaatcccagctccctcagcctctcctcatagggcttgtgctcaaggcctctccccagccttgtcgcccttctctggacacgctcaagcatctcagtgtccttcctaaactggggggcccagaactgaacgcagtactcaaggtgtggtctgaccagtgcagagtacaggggcagaatgacctccctgctcctgctgaccacaccattcctgatgcaggccaggatgccactggctctcttggccacctgggcacactgctggctcatgttcaggtgggtatcaatcagtacccctagatccctctctgtctggctgctctccagccactccgaccctagcctgtatctctgcatggggttgttgtagccaaagtgcagcaccctgcacttggagctattgaaccccatcccattggactctacccatctgtccaggcgttcaaggtcccgctgcagagcccttctgccctccaactcagtcacatctgcccccagctttgtgtcatctgcaaacttgctgatgactgactccatgccctcatccagatcatctatgaagatgttaaagaggatggggcccagcacagatccctgagggacaccactagtgacagctgccagctggatgtggcaccattcaccaccactctctgggctcggccctccagccagttcctaacccagcacagagtgttgccatccaagccatgggctgacagcttagccagcagtttgctgtgggggacaatCCCATGGCCTAAGACTCCAgagggtaaaggagcccaagacAGTTGGTAAATTTTTAAATGCCACTTCCTCCAGCCCAGGACAGGTGTGCTCCCTTGAGTAAAAAGTTGGGTAGATGTACTGAGAGACCTACATGGATGAGCAGGGAGCTTCTGACAAAAGTCTTGTGGAAGAAAGTTTACAGATCACAAAGAAGAGACCTGTCACTTGGGAGTGCTGTAAAGAAATTGTGAGGGCATGTAGGAGGAAGTCCAAAGCCTTCTAGGAActaaagctggcaaaggaagtaaaagagaacaagaagggATTCTTCAGATCTATCAGCAGGAGAAGGAATAGGGAAAGTATGGGGCCACTGCTGGACAGAAGAATGCAGCCCTGAGAACAGAGGatggagagaaggcagagttgatAAATAGCttttttgcttcagtctttactccTAAGACTGAACTCCCCTATGAACTCCAGACCCTGCATGAGGGAGGGGAAACCTGTCAGAGGGATGACTCTCCACTAGTCAATGAAGACTGGGTTAGGGAGCAGTTACAAAAATGGAATATTCACAATtccatgggacctgatgagatgcacccaagagCGCTGTCAGAGCTGCCTGATGTTGTCACTCtgtcactctccatcatctttgcagacaggagaggtgcctgaggactggaggagtgCCAATGGCACTATATAGCTATataactatagaccagtcagcctcacctccatccctggaaaagcaATGGAGTGGCTCATTCTGGAGGTCACCTCTAGGCACCTGGAAGAGAAGGTGGTTATTAGTAGTAGTCAGCagggatttaccaaggggaaatcatgcttgactaacctgatagcattctgacataactgaatgggtagatgcagGGAGATCAGtgaatgtagtctaccttgaccttagtaaggcctttgacactgcctccCACGGCATCcttgtgagcaagctcaggaagtgtgggatggaagagcaggcagtgaggtggattaagAACTGGTAATgagacagagttcaaagagtggtgatcaatggtgccagatccagctggagagctgtgactagtagagtcccc
Coding sequences within it:
- the LOC135186398 gene encoding cytochrome c oxidase subunit 7A-related protein, mitochondrial isoform X1; this encodes MYYKFNGFTQRLVGAAASAAYNPQGLKPIVSTESSALVFGTATKLASDLPATDSFLGKNKVPDLQKLFQKTDGLPVHLKRGVPDRLLYRTTMALTIGGTLYCLVALYMASQPRTQK
- the LOC135186398 gene encoding cytochrome c oxidase subunit 7A-related protein, mitochondrial isoform X2, translating into MYYKFNGFTQRLVGAAASAAYNPQKTDGLPVHLKRGVPDRLLYRTTMALTIGGTLYCLVALYMASQPRTQK